GCTCGCCGACCCGACACGGCGGGCCATCGTGATGCGGCTGTGCGCCGGCGAGGCCTCGGTCGGCGAGCTCGCCGGGCCCTTTGAGATGGCGCTGCCGAGCTTCATGAAGCACATCCAAGTGCTGGAGCTGAGCGGGCTCGTGCAATCGGAGAAATCCGGCCGCGTGCGCACCTGCCGCCTCAGCCCCGATGCGCTCGTCGGTGCGGAAGACTGGTTCCAGCACCAGCGCGCGATCTGGGAAGCGCGGCTCGACCGGTTCGAAGCCTATGTGATGAAGCTCAAGAAGGAGAGGGCGGCTGCCAAGCGGCCGGCCAAGACGGCCGACAAGACCACCAACAAGCCAAGCAAACGGAAAGGTACCTGACGATGACGAATGCTGCCAACGCTGCCCTGTCGCAATGGTCGATCGACCGCGAGATCGTCATGTCGCGCGTGATCGACGCGCCGCGCGATCTGGTGTTCGAGGCATGGTCCGATCCGAAGCACCTGCCGCAATGGTTCGGGCCGAAGGGATTCAAGATCGAGACCTTCGAGATCGACGTGCGCGTCGGCGGTGTCTGGCGCTTCAACATGATCGGCCCGGACGGCACCGTCTATCCGAACCGCATGCGCTTCCGCCGCATCGAGCGGCCGTCCTTCATGGAGATGGACCACGGCCTCGACCAGGACGATGATCCCGGCATGTTCCGCTTCACCATCACCTTTGCCGAGCAGAGCAACGGCAAGACCGTGCTGATGATGCGGCAGCTGGCAGCGAGCACCGAGCAGCGCGACGGTATGATCGGCTTCGGCGCCGTCGAATACGGCTACCAGACGCTGGACAAGCTCGCGGCCTATGTCGGCGGGCTGAAGAAATAACTGACCCGCGTGATTCCGGGGGCCGTCGCAGTGGCGCCCCCGGGACAAGCTTGGGAGCAAGTGGGGAGAGCGGTCGCCTTCGCGATTATGACAGCGCGCAGGCGAATTATGACAGTGCCGTCACGCAGATTTTTGTCGCGCTGTTCTGCAGATTTATGACAGAATTGCTACCGTTGAATGTCATGTTGACTACGGCGGAGCGATTCATGTTGCAGTGGCAGGCGCGGTCAAATCCCCTGGCGTGGTGGTGGGGTTCCCTGACGCTGGTCAGCGCAGCCAATATCCTCGTCTGGTTCATGCTGTACCGCGAGTTCTATCCGACGGTTGCCGGCAGCGTCGGCGGCGGCTCGGATATCGGCCTGATGTTCCTGCTTTGCGCGGGTTATGTGTTCGGCTGCGCCTTCCGTTCGGTGCTGCCGCGCGCCGACGTGCAGCGCATCTGCCTGTTCGACACCTGGCTGTCGAGCGTGTTCGTCGGCCGCACCGTCGCGACCGTGGCCGAACTGTGTTTCGTCGCGCAATGGGCGATCATCCTGCATCAGCTCGGTCGCATGACCGGCGCAGAGACCGCGGTGAACATCGCGCTCGTGATCGTGCCGATCATCATCATCGCGGAGTGCTTCTCCTGGTACGCGGTCGTCACCACCAACTTCCTGTTCAACGCGATCGAGAACTCGCTGTGGGCGGTGACCTTCTTCCTTGCCGGCATCGCGCTGTGCCGGCTGATGCCGGAATTCCAGGGCCCGGTGCGCTGGGCACTGATCGCCGGCATCATCGGCATCGCATGCTTCCTCGCCTTCCTCGTCACCGTCGACGTGCCGATGTATCTCAGCCGTTGGCGGGCGGGGCATAAAGAGGGCGGCAGGTTCCTCGGCTTCCTCGAAGGCCTGCATGACGTCTCGACGCGTTGGGTGGTGACCCACGACATCGCGCATTGGAAGGGCGAACTGACCTGGATGTTCCTGTATTTCAGCGCCGCCGTCTGGTCGAGCCTCGCGCTCTGCGCGCTCTACGCCATGGAAGACTATCTCACGCGCTATCTGGCCTGATTACTTGCCGACCAGGCCGCACTTGCTGCGGTCGAGCGGGCGGAAGGCCTGGTCTGGCGGGATGGTCGCAACCAGCTTGACGAAGTCCCACGGCCCCTTGGACTCTTCGGGCGTTTTGACTTGCACCAGATAGAGATCGTGGACCATGCGCTGGTCCTCGCGGATGCGGCCGTTGGGCGTGTAGGCGTCCGATACCGGCGTCGTCTTCATCTTGGCCATCACTGTCGCGCCGTCGTCTGAATCGGTGTCCTTCACCGCTTGCAGGTAGTGGCGCACGGCGGAATAGACGCCGGCCTGGATCTGGGACGGCATCGCCTTGCGGCGGGCAAAGAACGCATCGGAGAACTTTCGGGCCGCCGGCGAGACGTCCTCGAAGAACGAGGTGACGATGAGATCGCCGCGCGTGGCCTTGAGGCCAACCGCCTCGATATCGACGTTCTGGAACGACATCGGTACGATCTTGATGCCCTGGTCGGCAAGGCCGAACTCCTCCGCCTGCTTGATCGCGGTGGCGTTGTCGCCGGCGACATTGATCGCGAGGATCTTTGCGCCCGAGGACTGCGCCTGCAGCAGGAAGGAGCTGTAGTCGGGCGTGCCGAGCTGTGCCTTGACGCCGCCGGCCACCTTGCCGCCTAGCGCCGCGATACGGTCGCGCGCGGTCGCCTCGATCGAATGTCCGAAGGCGTAGTCGCCGGTGATGAAGAACCAGGGCTCCTTGCTGGTCCGCATGATGCCGGAGACCACGGCTGTCGCCGTGGAGTAGGCGTCCTGGGTCCACTGCACACTGCTGGGCGCGCAGGCGTCATCGGTCAGCTGGTTGGCACCGGCGCCGGAGACGAGGAAGATCTTTCCGTTGCCGCGCACGAGCTCCTGCACGGCGAGCGCCGCGCCCGAGCTGCCGCCGTCCGCAATCGCCTGCACGCCGTCGCTGAACCATTTTCGCGCGAGCGATGCCGCAAGGTCCGGCTTGTTCTGGTGATCGGCCTGCAGGATCTCGATCGGCTTGCCGTTGATCTTGCCGCCGAACTCCTCCGCCGCCATCCGCGCCGCCTCGACCGAGCCAGGGCCCATCGCGGTCGCGAAAATGCCGTTCATGTCGGTGAGGACGCCGATGCGGACGGCACCGCCCTTGATCTCGGCGCGCGCGGTGGGGCCCGCGAGTGCCAGCGTGATCAGCAGGATGGCGGTGGATGGGTTGCGGAGATTGGCCATGGCGTTTCCTGATTTTATCGTTGATGGATCGGTCGCGGTGGGTCAGGCCGCCTCAGCGATGACCTTGTTGCGCAAAATGCCGATGCCGGAGATCTCGACCTCGACGGTGTCGCCGGGGCGCATCCACAGCGGCGGCGTGCGCTTGGCACCGACGCCGCCGGGCGTGCCCGTGACGATGACGTCGCCGGGGACAAGCGGGCAGATCGTCGAGATATAGGCAATCAGCTCGGGAATGGCGGTGATCAGGAGATCCGTCGTTGTATCCTGCACGATCGTGCCGTTCAGCCGCGTCTGAAGAGTGAGCTTCGACGGATCGGGGATCTCGTCCGCCGTCACCAGCCACGGGCCAAAGCTGCCGCTTTCCGCGAAGGTCTTGCCGGAGAGGAATTGGCTGGTGTGGCGCTGCCAGTCGCGGATGCTGCCTTCGTTGTAGCAGGCATAGCCAGCGATGTGGTCGAGCGCGCGGCGTGCTGAGATATGGCGGCCCGCCTTGCCGATGACGAGCGCGAGCTCGCCCTCATAGTCGAAATCGTCGCTCACCTCAGGCTTCACGATGGGCTGGAGATGGCCGACCTGGCTGCAGGGGAAACGGACGAACAGCGCCGGCTTCTCGGTGACGGTGCGGCCGGTCTCGGCGACGTGGTCGCGATAGTTGAGGCCGACGCAGATGATCTTGCCGGGATCGGGGATGACGGGCGCGAAGCTGATCTTGTCGAGCGCATGATCGGGCGCCGTGGACGCGACCAGCTTTGCCGCCTCGGCCACGCGCCCCGCTTCAAGCAACTGCCGCAGCGTGGTGCAGGGCGCCATGCGTGCGCCAAGATCGACGACGCCATTGTCCTTGGCGGCCCCGAAGGAGGCGCGGCCGTTGGCGATGAAAGAGAGCAGCTTCATGGGATATCCTTGAGAAGTGTTCGGTCAGGCCGCGGACGGCACGTGGGTTGGAGGTGTGATGGCGGCGATGAGCCGGTCGAGCTCGGCGTCGTTGCGGGCGGTGCCGCGGATGTAACGGTCGGGGCGAACCAGCGCGGCGGTGATGCCGTGCTCGCGGAGCCAGGGTCCGATGCCCTCGGCATCGTCGCTGGTCAGGGTTTTGAACTCGGCCTGCGAGAGAGCGAGACGCGTCGCACTCTCGACGAGGAGGACATGGCCGTAGCCGAGACGGTCGTCGCCACGGCTGCCGTCTCGTAGCGCAAACTGCGGCGCAAGATGGCCGGCGAGGGGCAGGTCGCTGAGCGCGAGCCCGGGGCCGAGCAGGGGCTTTTTCACCTCGAGTTTCACGGGCGCATTCTCGCGCGCCTGCCCGGCGGCAAGGCCGGCTTCGATCGCCTTGGTGTTGATGACACCGCCCAAGCGAATGGCGAGCTCGATGAACTCGCGCACATGCGGCTGGCGTTCGCTCTGATAGGTGTCGAGCAGATCGGTTGCCGCACCGTCGCGAATGATGCTCGCGAGCTTCCAGGCAAGGTTGGCGGCATCGCGGATGCCAGCGCACATGCCCTGGCCGAGGAAGGGCGGGGTCTGATGTGCGGAATCGCCGGCAAGCAGTAGCCGGCCGTTGCGCCATTGCTGCGCGATGACGGAATGAAAGGTGTAGACCGCGGCGCGCTCGAGCTCGGCGTCGTCAGGCGTGATCCAGCGCGACAGCAGCTCCCAGACCTTTGCTGGCTGCGCCACATCTTGCGAATCCTCGTCCGGGAGGACAGTGATCTCCCAGCGCCGCCGGGTGCCGGTGCCGCGGACATAGGTCGCAGGCCGCCTGGGATCGCAGTGCTGGAGACTGTAATCGCCGAGATCGTTGCGGGCGCGCTTGAGCAGCACATCGACCACCAACCAGCGCTCGTGGAAGCCGAGATCGTCCATCCCCGAGCCGATGAAGCGGCGAACGAGCGACCGCGCGCCGTCACAGCCGATCACATAGCCGGCGCGGGCCTCACTCAGCTTGCCGTTGGAGAGGTCCTCGTAGCGCACACGTACGCCACTCTCGTTCTGATCGAGCGCGAATACATCGCAGCGGCTGCGCAAGCTGACGTGCGGCCAGCGTGCGAGGCCGGCGATCAGTACGTCCTCCAGATCGGGCTGGTGGAAGCGGTAGCTGAGATTCCAACCCATCGGCGTCAGCGTCTGCGGGCGCGACCAGTCCAGCAGCATTTTGCCGTCGGCGTCGAGGAAGAGCATGCCGGGGCTGAGGATGACATGCGGCAGGATCGCATCGGCGAGGCCCAGGGTCTGGAACACCCGCATGCATTCGTCATCGAAATGCACCGCCCGCGGCAGATGATAGGTCCGCGCCTCGCGCTCCAGCACCAGCGTCCGCACGCCGCAGAGGCCGAGCAGATTGGCGAGCGTCGCGCCGACCGGGCCACGACCGACGATCACGACGTCAAACTCCTCGGGGGCGGATTTATCCTGCATGGCGCTATCTCTCCCAGCCATGCCCGGCTCTTCAACGCCGGCGTCCCAAGTGTCCGCCCAGCGGACGGACGTCGGCCGCTTTGCGGGCGAGCGAAACCTCTTGCCAATCGTGCGCTGTCATTATATGTACAAGTGAATATATATGAAGGAAGGCGATGATCGCCACGACGAAAAGGCAAAAGGCACCGCCCTCTCGACCGAAGGGCCGCCGAAGCAAGGACATGCCGGACGGCCGGCAGGCGCTGCTGGCCGCCGCCACCAGCGCATTCGCCAGCCACGGTTTCGATGGCGCCGATCTGCGCAGCGTGGCCGCCGCCGCCCAGGTCAGCCCCAACCTGGTTCGCGTTCATTTCGGCCACAAGGCGGCGCTGTGGGAGGCCTGTCTGGCGCAAATCGTGGCGGTTGCGATCCCTGCCATGGCCAGCATTCGCGCGATCGCGGCCGATTCCAGCCGCCCGCTCGGCGATCGGCTGCGCGACGTCATCGTGGCGATCGGCGCTTTCTATGCTGAGCATCCGGATGTCAGGGACTTTGTCGTCCGGCACGGCGCGGAAGCGCCGGAGCGCGCTGTGCTCGTGACCGAACGACTGCTGCGTCCGGCCTATGAGACCGTTCGAGAGCTCTTCGTGGCCGGCATTGAAGCCGGCATCATCCGCAGCAGTCATCCGGCGCTGTTCTTTGCGCTGCTCAATGCCGCGCTGAATCAGCCTCCCGCGGCTCCCGTGCTGCTCAAACAGCTTGCGCCCGACATCGACGTTGAGGCGTCGAGTGCGCTGCTGATCGAGACCACGGTGACGACGTTCCTTCACCTTCCGCCGTCCGATCGAAGCGTCAAACCCCAGTGAGCCCGCCTTGCCGACAATCCAACCTGAGAGTGAGAG
This portion of the Bradyrhizobium diazoefficiens genome encodes:
- a CDS encoding ArsR/SmtB family transcription factor translates to MANQLSQLDHVFAALADPTRRAIVMRLCAGEASVGELAGPFEMALPSFMKHIQVLELSGLVQSEKSGRVRTCRLSPDALVGAEDWFQHQRAIWEARLDRFEAYVMKLKKERAAAKRPAKTADKTTNKPSKRKGT
- a CDS encoding SRPBCC family protein, with the protein product MTNAANAALSQWSIDREIVMSRVIDAPRDLVFEAWSDPKHLPQWFGPKGFKIETFEIDVRVGGVWRFNMIGPDGTVYPNRMRFRRIERPSFMEMDHGLDQDDDPGMFRFTITFAEQSNGKTVLMMRQLAASTEQRDGMIGFGAVEYGYQTLDKLAAYVGGLKK
- a CDS encoding ABC transporter substrate-binding protein, whose protein sequence is MANLRNPSTAILLITLALAGPTARAEIKGGAVRIGVLTDMNGIFATAMGPGSVEAARMAAEEFGGKINGKPIEILQADHQNKPDLAASLARKWFSDGVQAIADGGSSGAALAVQELVRGNGKIFLVSGAGANQLTDDACAPSSVQWTQDAYSTATAVVSGIMRTSKEPWFFITGDYAFGHSIEATARDRIAALGGKVAGGVKAQLGTPDYSSFLLQAQSSGAKILAINVAGDNATAIKQAEEFGLADQGIKIVPMSFQNVDIEAVGLKATRGDLIVTSFFEDVSPAARKFSDAFFARRKAMPSQIQAGVYSAVRHYLQAVKDTDSDDGATVMAKMKTTPVSDAYTPNGRIREDQRMVHDLYLVQVKTPEESKGPWDFVKLVATIPPDQAFRPLDRSKCGLVGK
- a CDS encoding fumarylacetoacetate hydrolase family protein — its product is MKLLSFIANGRASFGAAKDNGVVDLGARMAPCTTLRQLLEAGRVAEAAKLVASTAPDHALDKISFAPVIPDPGKIICVGLNYRDHVAETGRTVTEKPALFVRFPCSQVGHLQPIVKPEVSDDFDYEGELALVIGKAGRHISARRALDHIAGYACYNEGSIRDWQRHTSQFLSGKTFAESGSFGPWLVTADEIPDPSKLTLQTRLNGTIVQDTTTDLLITAIPELIAYISTICPLVPGDVIVTGTPGGVGAKRTPPLWMRPGDTVEVEISGIGILRNKVIAEAA
- a CDS encoding bifunctional 3-(3-hydroxy-phenyl)propionate/3-hydroxycinnamic acid hydroxylase, whose translation is MQDKSAPEEFDVVIVGRGPVGATLANLLGLCGVRTLVLEREARTYHLPRAVHFDDECMRVFQTLGLADAILPHVILSPGMLFLDADGKMLLDWSRPQTLTPMGWNLSYRFHQPDLEDVLIAGLARWPHVSLRSRCDVFALDQNESGVRVRYEDLSNGKLSEARAGYVIGCDGARSLVRRFIGSGMDDLGFHERWLVVDVLLKRARNDLGDYSLQHCDPRRPATYVRGTGTRRRWEITVLPDEDSQDVAQPAKVWELLSRWITPDDAELERAAVYTFHSVIAQQWRNGRLLLAGDSAHQTPPFLGQGMCAGIRDAANLAWKLASIIRDGAATDLLDTYQSERQPHVREFIELAIRLGGVINTKAIEAGLAAGQARENAPVKLEVKKPLLGPGLALSDLPLAGHLAPQFALRDGSRGDDRLGYGHVLLVESATRLALSQAEFKTLTSDDAEGIGPWLREHGITAALVRPDRYIRGTARNDAELDRLIAAITPPTHVPSAA
- a CDS encoding TetR/AcrR family transcriptional regulator, with product MIATTKRQKAPPSRPKGRRSKDMPDGRQALLAAATSAFASHGFDGADLRSVAAAAQVSPNLVRVHFGHKAALWEACLAQIVAVAIPAMASIRAIAADSSRPLGDRLRDVIVAIGAFYAEHPDVRDFVVRHGAEAPERAVLVTERLLRPAYETVRELFVAGIEAGIIRSSHPALFFALLNAALNQPPAAPVLLKQLAPDIDVEASSALLIETTVTTFLHLPPSDRSVKPQ